Proteins encoded by one window of Collimonas fungivorans:
- a CDS encoding D-amino acid aminotransferase — protein sequence MQDLVYLNGSMTPLSEARIPVLDRGFIFGDGVYEVIPIYGRKLFRSEHHLARLFRSLAKISITNPHDKEQWLALIQGVIDAHPADDQMVYIHVTRGVAKRGHAFPKEALTPTVFVMTNPLVLPSDALRASGVPCVSMEDQRWLHCEIKSISLLGNVLAAQNAAEHGVVEAIQFRDGWLTEASSSNVWIVKHGKLMAPPKDNLILEGIRYRLIEELCAAGGIPFEARRIAREEVFAADEVLLSSATKEVLPVVAIDGKAIGNGAPGPIYKQLYEAYQLAKAAA from the coding sequence ATGCAAGACCTTGTCTATCTCAATGGCAGCATGACGCCGCTGTCCGAAGCGCGCATCCCGGTACTCGACCGCGGCTTTATTTTCGGCGACGGCGTGTATGAGGTGATTCCTATCTACGGCCGCAAGCTGTTCCGTTCCGAGCACCACCTGGCGCGCCTGTTCCGCAGCCTGGCGAAAATCAGTATTACAAATCCGCATGACAAGGAACAGTGGCTGGCGCTGATCCAGGGCGTGATCGACGCCCATCCGGCGGATGACCAGATGGTCTATATCCACGTCACGCGCGGCGTCGCCAAGCGCGGCCATGCGTTCCCGAAAGAAGCTTTGACGCCGACAGTGTTCGTCATGACCAACCCGCTGGTATTGCCGAGCGACGCCTTGCGCGCCAGCGGCGTGCCTTGCGTGTCGATGGAAGACCAGCGCTGGCTGCATTGCGAAATCAAGTCGATCTCGCTGCTGGGCAATGTGCTGGCAGCGCAGAACGCGGCCGAGCACGGCGTGGTGGAAGCGATCCAGTTCCGCGACGGCTGGCTGACCGAAGCGTCGTCGTCGAATGTCTGGATCGTCAAGCACGGCAAGCTGATGGCGCCGCCCAAGGACAACCTGATCCTGGAAGGGATCCGCTACCGCCTGATCGAGGAGTTGTGCGCCGCCGGCGGCATCCCGTTCGAGGCGCGCCGGATTGCGCGCGAAGAGGTGTTTGCGGCTGACGAGGTGTTGTTGTCGTCAGCCACCAAGGAAGTGCTGCCGGTGGTGGCTATCGACGGCAAGGCTATTGGAAACGGCGCTCCCGGCCCCATATACAAGCAGTTATACGAGGCATATCAGCTGGCCAAGGCCGCTGCCTGA
- a CDS encoding DNA-3-methyladenine glycosylase I, giving the protein MTVTPATPVLTRCAWANPANPRYLAYHDEEWGKPCHDEVRLFEMLNLEGAQAGLSWETILNKRDNYRRAFDNWDAKKIARYDQDKVTALLADAGIVRNRLKIAAAISNAQAYLKLRTETGGLAPFLWAYVDSKPIQNEWTLLGGNPATTPLSDRISKDLAKRGFKFVGSTIIYAYMQAIGMVNDHCVECFRHQAVAE; this is encoded by the coding sequence ATGACTGTCACCCCCGCCACCCCCGTCCTTACCCGCTGCGCCTGGGCCAATCCCGCCAACCCGCGTTACCTGGCCTACCACGACGAGGAATGGGGCAAACCCTGCCATGACGAGGTGCGGCTGTTCGAAATGCTGAACCTGGAAGGCGCACAGGCCGGCCTCAGCTGGGAAACCATCCTCAACAAGCGCGACAACTACCGGCGCGCTTTCGACAACTGGGACGCCAAGAAAATCGCCCGCTACGACCAGGACAAGGTAACTGCCCTGCTGGCCGACGCCGGCATCGTCCGCAACCGCCTGAAGATCGCCGCCGCCATCAGCAACGCCCAGGCTTATCTCAAGCTGCGCACCGAAACCGGCGGCCTGGCGCCTTTCCTGTGGGCCTATGTGGACAGCAAGCCGATCCAGAATGAATGGACGCTGCTGGGCGGCAATCCCGCCACCACGCCCTTGTCCGACCGCATTTCCAAGGACCTGGCCAAGCGCGGCTTCAAATTCGTCGGCTCGACCATCATTTACGCCTACATGCAAGCGATCGGCATGGTCAACGACCATTGCGTGGAATGCTTCCGGCACCAGGCGGTGGCTGAGTAA
- a CDS encoding low molecular weight protein tyrosine phosphatase family protein: MTKLLFVCSRNQWRSPTGEQVWRGQPGIQARSAGTSPNARRKISAGDISWADVIFVMEKKHKNRIVAEFGRLLEHKTIHVLDIPDEYQYMDPELVEQLTDVVAHLLADQGGPPQD; this comes from the coding sequence ATGACTAAATTACTCTTTGTCTGCAGCCGCAACCAGTGGCGCAGCCCGACAGGCGAGCAGGTATGGCGCGGCCAGCCCGGGATACAGGCGCGTTCGGCCGGAACCAGCCCGAATGCGCGCAGGAAAATCAGCGCCGGCGACATCAGCTGGGCCGATGTGATCTTTGTGATGGAGAAAAAGCACAAGAACCGCATCGTCGCCGAGTTCGGGCGACTGCTGGAACACAAAACCATCCACGTACTGGATATCCCGGACGAATACCAGTACATGGATCCGGAGCTGGTCGAGCAGTTGACCGATGTGGTCGCTCACCTGCTGGCGGACCAGGGCGGTCCGCCGCAAGATTAG
- a CDS encoding PIN domain-containing protein, with translation MIGLDTNILVRYVAQDDPKQSPKATALIESLSDADQGFISVVALVELVWVMQGCYQATKDEVVAILEKLLRVRTLKVENAEIVLRALHVYARSNADFADCLIERSADDAGCLHTATLDSKAAKSAGMRLVG, from the coding sequence ATGATCGGCCTGGATACCAACATCCTGGTGCGTTATGTCGCACAAGACGATCCCAAGCAGTCGCCCAAGGCGACGGCATTAATCGAATCGCTTTCCGATGCTGACCAAGGATTTATCAGCGTGGTCGCTTTGGTGGAGCTGGTATGGGTAATGCAGGGATGCTACCAGGCGACAAAAGACGAAGTCGTCGCCATATTGGAAAAATTGCTGCGCGTGCGGACACTCAAAGTCGAAAATGCAGAAATTGTCTTAAGGGCGCTGCATGTCTACGCACGGTCAAACGCAGATTTTGCAGATTGCCTCATCGAACGTTCGGCCGATGATGCCGGTTGCCTGCATACGGCGACTTTGGACAGCAAGGCTGCCAAGAGCGCCGGCATGCGGCTTGTCGGGTGA
- a CDS encoding AbrB/MazE/SpoVT family DNA-binding domain-containing protein yields the protein MSTATVTSKGQITIPAAVRAALGLDTGSRVEFVEIEKGQYAFVAATEAVQSLKGMLRKPVAPVSIEQMNQVIAQRGAGKR from the coding sequence ATGTCTACCGCTACCGTGACTTCGAAAGGTCAGATCACGATACCTGCCGCGGTGCGGGCCGCGCTCGGCCTGGATACCGGAAGCCGGGTTGAATTTGTGGAAATCGAGAAGGGACAATATGCGTTTGTTGCAGCCACTGAAGCCGTGCAGTCCCTGAAGGGAATGCTGCGCAAACCCGTTGCTCCGGTCAGTATCGAACAAATGAACCAAGTCATTGCGCAGCGCGGCGCCGGCAAACGATGA
- a CDS encoding pseudouridine synthase, with protein MPKLTLDRILQSQGFGSRKYCRELIEDGEVVINGAAVTDYKSTPDTDGLVFTLFEEEWTYREHVYIVLNKPADIECSRKPSHHPGVLSILPEQFSWRDVQPVGRLDHDTTGLLLMSDDGSFIHAQSSPKRHVPKLYVATTHDPVTEELVQSLLAGVKLHDEPQTLAAVSCRVLGTHEIEIVLEQGKYHQVKRMLVAAGNHCSALRRTAIGGLTLEALELELGEWCYLEPEHLALLVPS; from the coding sequence ATGCCTAAACTGACCTTAGACCGTATCCTGCAATCGCAGGGTTTCGGCAGCCGAAAATATTGCCGTGAGTTAATTGAAGACGGCGAAGTCGTCATCAACGGCGCCGCCGTCACCGACTACAAGTCCACGCCCGACACCGACGGCCTGGTGTTCACCCTGTTCGAAGAGGAATGGACCTACCGCGAACACGTCTATATCGTGCTCAACAAGCCGGCCGATATCGAATGCTCGCGCAAACCCAGCCACCACCCCGGAGTGCTGAGCATCCTGCCGGAGCAGTTCAGCTGGCGCGACGTGCAGCCGGTCGGGCGGCTCGATCACGACACCACCGGCCTGCTGCTGATGTCGGACGACGGCAGCTTCATCCATGCCCAGTCGTCGCCCAAGCGGCATGTGCCGAAGCTGTATGTCGCCACTACCCACGATCCGGTCACCGAAGAACTGGTGCAAAGCCTGCTGGCCGGCGTCAAGCTGCATGACGAGCCGCAAACTCTGGCGGCCGTCAGCTGCCGCGTGCTGGGCACGCATGAAATCGAGATAGTCCTGGAACAGGGTAAATACCACCAGGTCAAGCGCATGCTGGTCGCGGCCGGCAACCATTGCTCGGCCTTGCGCCGCACCGCCATCGGCGGCCTGACGCTGGAAGCGCTGGAGCTGGAACTGGGAGAATGGTGCTACCTGGAGCCGGAGCACCTGGCTTTGCTGGTGCCGAGCTAA
- the argB gene encoding acetylglutamate kinase — protein sequence MADLTNDLANVAPGIKAEILAEALPYIRQFHGKTIVVKYGGNAMTEERLKHGFARDVILLKLVGMNPVVVHGGGPQIDNALKKIGKQGTFVQGMRITDEETMEVVEWVLGGEVQQDIVMLINHYGGQAVGLTGKDGGLIRARKYRMPDREKPGEFLDIGFVGEIEAINPAVVKALQDDAFIPIISPIGFGADGQAYNINADVVAGKIAEILHAEKLIMMTNIAGVQDKQGNLVTDLSAREIDEMFKDGTISGGMLPKISSALDAAKSGVNTVHIIDGRIEHSLLLEVLTEQAFGTMIRSH from the coding sequence ATGGCCGATTTGACCAACGATCTTGCCAACGTTGCCCCAGGAATCAAAGCTGAAATTCTGGCCGAGGCGTTACCGTATATCCGTCAGTTCCACGGTAAAACCATTGTCGTCAAATACGGCGGCAACGCCATGACCGAAGAGCGTCTGAAGCACGGTTTCGCGCGCGACGTGATCCTGCTCAAGCTGGTCGGCATGAACCCGGTGGTGGTGCATGGCGGCGGCCCGCAAATCGACAACGCCCTGAAGAAAATCGGCAAGCAGGGCACTTTCGTGCAAGGCATGCGCATCACCGACGAAGAAACCATGGAAGTGGTGGAATGGGTGCTGGGCGGTGAAGTGCAGCAGGATATCGTGATGCTGATCAATCACTACGGCGGCCAGGCAGTCGGCCTGACCGGCAAGGACGGCGGCCTGATCCGGGCCCGCAAATATCGCATGCCGGACCGCGAAAAGCCGGGCGAATTCCTCGACATCGGTTTTGTCGGCGAGATCGAAGCGATCAATCCTGCGGTGGTCAAAGCCTTGCAGGATGACGCCTTCATCCCGATCATTTCGCCGATCGGCTTTGGCGCCGACGGCCAGGCCTACAACATCAACGCCGACGTCGTGGCCGGCAAGATCGCCGAGATCCTGCATGCGGAAAAGCTGATCATGATGACTAATATTGCTGGCGTGCAAGATAAGCAAGGCAACCTGGTGACTGACCTGTCGGCCCGTGAAATCGATGAAATGTTCAAGGACGGCACCATCTCCGGCGGCATGCTGCCGAAGATTTCGTCGGCCCTGGATGCGGCCAAGTCGGGCGTCAATACCGTGCACATCATCGATGGCCGGATCGAGCATTCGCTGCTGCTGGAAGTGCTGACCGAACAGGCGTTCGGCACCATGATCCGTTCGCACTAA
- a CDS encoding cysteine-rich CWC family protein, translated as MAQCPACRQQFSCGAGQHPDQPCWCSRLPPLASAKPAATECYCPDCLQRLLRQEQTGEKPAS; from the coding sequence ATGGCGCAATGCCCCGCCTGCCGGCAGCAGTTTTCCTGCGGCGCCGGCCAGCATCCGGACCAGCCTTGCTGGTGCAGCCGCCTGCCGCCGCTGGCCAGCGCCAAACCTGCGGCAACGGAGTGTTATTGCCCGGATTGCCTGCAGCGCTTGCTGCGGCAGGAACAGACCGGAGAAAAACCAGCGTCTTAA
- a CDS encoding SPOR domain-containing protein — MLKIIFWLLLLANAALFAMQKGYLGALYSDGREPARIGRQLQPDKIRMTAAENAPAAAASLASAALAPAAMAATAADLAPVACTEVGNFSAAEARRFSSQLAERMPAVKFVRRETQEVASHMVYLPSLGSKEAADAKADEVRRLGISDFFVIQDSSPLRYGISLGIFKTDEAAQKQVASLAKRGLSGAKVGARSVSSSKVAFQLRDLGGDNRLAFDKIKLDFPAQEVRSCP; from the coding sequence ATGTTGAAAATAATTTTCTGGCTGTTGTTATTGGCGAATGCCGCCTTGTTTGCCATGCAAAAAGGCTATCTCGGCGCGCTCTACAGCGACGGCAGGGAGCCGGCACGCATCGGCAGGCAGCTGCAGCCGGACAAGATCAGGATGACTGCGGCCGAGAATGCTCCGGCTGCGGCGGCCTCGCTCGCCAGCGCTGCGCTGGCGCCGGCCGCCATGGCGGCCACCGCGGCCGACCTGGCGCCGGTGGCTTGCACCGAAGTCGGCAATTTCAGCGCGGCCGAAGCGCGGCGCTTTTCGAGCCAGCTGGCGGAGCGCATGCCGGCCGTCAAGTTTGTCCGCCGCGAAACCCAGGAAGTGGCCAGCCATATGGTGTATCTGCCGTCGCTGGGCAGCAAGGAAGCGGCCGACGCCAAGGCCGACGAGGTGCGCCGGCTGGGAATCAGCGATTTTTTCGTGATCCAGGATTCGAGCCCGCTGCGTTATGGCATTTCCCTGGGCATTTTCAAAACCGACGAAGCCGCGCAAAAGCAGGTCGCCAGCCTGGCCAAGCGCGGCCTGAGCGGCGCCAAGGTCGGCGCGCGCAGCGTCAGTTCCAGCAAGGTAGCGTTCCAGCTGCGCGACCTCGGCGGCGACAACCGGCTTGCCTTCGACAAGATCAAGCTGGATTTCCCTGCGCAGGAAGTGCGCAGCTGTCCTTAG
- a CDS encoding type III pantothenate kinase, with protein MAMLLIDVGNTRIKWALTALPVTGELAGAWLESGSAAHGELVALSERWRKLAVTRILISNVAGEHIQERLQTLLETVFGAAVRPHWFVSPPQLAGLRNAYRDPAQLGCDRFAAALGAQRLFPQQALLVATCGTATTIDAVSADGVFTGGMILPGLGLMATSLARSTAQLPHITDHVQVNTLFADNTDDAIISGCINAQVGAIERAFGLLGRQAPGAHVLCVVAGGSAALIAPYLSIAHETVDNLVLIGLQTAAATI; from the coding sequence ATGGCCATGCTGTTGATCGATGTCGGCAATACCCGCATCAAATGGGCGCTTACAGCCTTGCCGGTGACGGGCGAGCTGGCCGGCGCTTGGCTGGAAAGCGGTTCGGCGGCACATGGCGAGCTGGTGGCGCTGAGCGAACGCTGGCGCAAGCTGGCGGTGACGCGCATACTGATTTCGAACGTTGCCGGCGAGCATATACAGGAGCGTTTACAGACGCTGCTGGAGACGGTTTTCGGCGCCGCCGTGCGGCCGCACTGGTTTGTCTCGCCGCCGCAACTGGCCGGCCTGCGCAATGCTTATCGCGATCCGGCGCAACTCGGTTGCGACCGCTTTGCCGCGGCGCTGGGCGCGCAACGGCTGTTTCCGCAGCAGGCCCTGCTGGTCGCCACCTGCGGCACCGCCACCACGATCGACGCAGTCAGCGCCGACGGCGTATTTACCGGTGGCATGATCTTGCCGGGGCTGGGACTGATGGCGACTTCGCTGGCGCGCAGCACCGCCCAGCTGCCGCATATTACGGACCATGTGCAAGTCAACACGCTGTTTGCCGACAATACCGACGACGCCATCATCAGCGGCTGCATCAATGCTCAGGTCGGCGCCATCGAACGGGCGTTTGGCCTGCTCGGCAGGCAAGCGCCGGGGGCGCACGTACTATGCGTGGTGGCCGGCGGTTCGGCGGCGCTGATTGCGCCCTATCTGTCCATAGCGCACGAAACAGTTGATAATCTGGTATTGATCGGTCTACAAACTGCCGCGGCAACTATTTAA
- a CDS encoding biotin--[acetyl-CoA-carboxylase] ligase, with product MTAQFIAPISPASQLSAARIAAFAGHHAEQCLIEVVAETGSTNADLLARVAASGKDALRAPTLLVALTQTAGRGRAGRAWLTAPAAALTFSLAWPFASPLQALVGLPLAVGVTIAETLADFGVEVQLKWPNDVLQGGRKLAGILIETATAPDQQLWAVIGIGINLSIPEKLQEQIGRRTANLPAAAAQDRDLLLGALLSGLAQNMWQFESEGLPAFVERWNRLHAFAGQQVAILDQGKTLHEGKALGIDQIGRLLLQTDGSSNPIAIMAGDISLRPKEG from the coding sequence ATGACCGCACAATTTATTGCACCAATTTCGCCCGCGAGCCAGTTATCCGCTGCCCGCATCGCCGCTTTTGCCGGCCATCACGCCGAGCAATGCCTGATCGAAGTAGTCGCCGAAACCGGATCGACCAATGCCGATCTGCTGGCGCGCGTCGCCGCCAGCGGCAAAGACGCGCTGCGCGCACCGACCTTGCTGGTGGCGTTGACGCAGACCGCCGGCCGCGGCCGCGCCGGCCGCGCCTGGCTGACGGCGCCGGCGGCGGCGCTGACGTTTTCACTGGCCTGGCCGTTTGCCTCGCCGCTGCAGGCGCTGGTCGGTTTGCCGCTGGCGGTGGGCGTGACGATTGCCGAGACCCTGGCCGACTTTGGTGTCGAGGTCCAGCTGAAATGGCCGAACGACGTGTTGCAGGGCGGCCGCAAGCTGGCCGGCATCCTGATCGAAACCGCGACCGCGCCGGACCAGCAGCTGTGGGCGGTGATCGGTATCGGCATCAATCTTTCCATACCGGAGAAATTGCAAGAACAGATCGGACGCCGCACCGCCAATCTGCCGGCGGCGGCAGCGCAGGACCGCGACTTGCTGCTCGGCGCATTGCTGAGCGGGCTGGCGCAAAACATGTGGCAATTCGAAAGCGAAGGCCTGCCGGCTTTTGTCGAACGCTGGAACCGGCTGCATGCGTTTGCCGGCCAGCAGGTAGCTATCCTGGACCAGGGCAAGACACTGCACGAAGGCAAGGCGCTGGGCATCGACCAGATCGGACGCCTGCTGCTGCAAACGGACGGCAGCAGCAATCCGATTGCGATCATGGCCGGCGATATTTCATTGCGTCCGAAGGAAGGCTGA
- a CDS encoding MlaE family ABC transporter permease, protein MPNPDSTTPVLDLKDGSLVAARGNWQVHALTQPGVIKALQAKLKNLARQNDALRWDLSEIGTLDHIGAQFLWNAWGKTRPKQLTVAPQHRDFFQRLASAGTLALPPKPPRRRLFNVIYDKGVDIFEHVAGFITLLGQLVLDFLRMVQAPQRAPWKEISANVYHVGYQALGITALVGFLIGVVLSFLSAQQLHTFGGDIYLVNILGMSIIRELGPLLAAILVAGRSGSAITAQLGVMRVTEELDAMLVMGLPHGFRLILPRVLALLVAMPLLVIWTDAIALLGGMVAAQLQLGLSPTYFLQQLPNAVPLPNYLIGLGKGAVFGGLIAMVACYFGLRIEPNTESLGHGTTTSVVTAITIVIVADAVFAIIFSGVGF, encoded by the coding sequence ATGCCGAACCCAGATTCCACTACTCCTGTTCTTGATCTCAAAGATGGCAGCCTGGTAGCCGCCCGCGGCAACTGGCAGGTACATGCCTTGACCCAGCCGGGAGTGATCAAGGCGCTGCAGGCCAAGCTGAAAAACCTGGCCAGGCAAAACGACGCGCTGCGCTGGGACCTGTCGGAGATCGGCACGCTGGATCATATCGGCGCGCAATTCCTGTGGAACGCATGGGGCAAGACCCGCCCCAAACAACTGACCGTGGCGCCGCAGCACCGCGATTTTTTCCAGCGCCTGGCCAGCGCCGGCACCCTGGCCTTGCCGCCCAAACCGCCGCGCCGCCGCCTGTTCAACGTGATCTACGACAAGGGCGTCGATATATTTGAGCACGTGGCCGGTTTCATCACCCTGCTGGGGCAGCTGGTGCTGGATTTCCTGCGCATGGTGCAAGCGCCGCAGCGCGCACCATGGAAGGAGATTTCCGCCAATGTCTACCACGTCGGTTACCAGGCTTTGGGTATCACCGCACTGGTCGGTTTCCTGATCGGCGTGGTGCTGTCGTTTTTGTCGGCACAGCAATTGCACACCTTCGGCGGCGACATCTACCTGGTCAATATCCTCGGCATGAGCATCATCCGCGAACTGGGGCCGCTGCTGGCGGCGATCCTGGTGGCCGGCCGTTCCGGTTCGGCCATCACCGCGCAGCTGGGCGTGATGCGCGTCACCGAAGAACTCGACGCCATGCTGGTGATGGGTTTGCCGCACGGTTTCCGCCTGATCTTGCCGCGCGTGCTGGCCTTGCTGGTAGCGATGCCCTTGCTGGTAATCTGGACCGATGCGATTGCCTTGCTGGGCGGCATGGTCGCCGCGCAGTTGCAGCTGGGTTTGTCGCCGACTTATTTCCTGCAGCAGCTGCCGAATGCGGTGCCGCTACCCAACTACCTGATCGGCCTCGGCAAAGGCGCGGTGTTCGGCGGCCTGATTGCGATGGTGGCCTGTTATTTCGGCCTGCGCATCGAGCCTAATACGGAAAGCCTGGGACACGGCACCACCACTTCGGTGGTGACCGCGATTACCATCGTGATCGTGGCCGATGCGGTGTTTGCGATCATTTTCAGCGGCGTGGGATTCTGA
- a CDS encoding ABC transporter ATP-binding protein, translating into MAEYTPKPTPVIEIDKLWTQFGQAVIHQDLDLRIDAGEIVGLVGGSGSGKTTLVRQILGLNRPTKGKVTVFGTDISQADVDQMYALQNRWGMLFQQGALFSALTVLDNVALPMRELRALPDQLIRDAALLKLQMAGIGPEHALKMPSDLSGGMIKRVALARALALEPELLFLDEPTAGLDPASSAAFIELIRSLHKDMRLTVVMITHDLEPLLALSTKIAVLADKHVIAYDTPERVMKVRHPFIESFFLTANRYEHETCG; encoded by the coding sequence ATGGCCGAATACACGCCCAAACCCACACCCGTCATCGAGATCGACAAGCTCTGGACCCAGTTCGGCCAGGCGGTGATCCACCAGGACCTGGACCTGCGCATAGACGCCGGCGAGATCGTCGGCCTGGTAGGCGGCTCCGGCTCCGGCAAGACCACGCTGGTGCGGCAGATATTGGGGCTGAACCGGCCAACCAAGGGCAAGGTGACAGTGTTCGGCACCGATATCAGCCAGGCCGATGTCGATCAGATGTATGCGCTGCAAAACCGCTGGGGCATGCTGTTCCAGCAGGGCGCCCTGTTTTCGGCGCTGACTGTGCTCGACAACGTGGCCTTGCCGATGCGCGAGCTGCGTGCCCTGCCGGACCAGCTGATCAGGGACGCCGCCTTGCTCAAGCTGCAGATGGCCGGCATCGGCCCCGAACATGCGCTGAAGATGCCGTCCGACCTGTCCGGCGGCATGATCAAGCGGGTGGCGCTGGCGCGCGCGCTGGCGCTGGAACCGGAACTGCTGTTCCTGGATGAACCAACCGCCGGCCTCGATCCGGCCTCGTCGGCGGCGTTCATCGAGCTGATCCGATCGCTGCACAAGGACATGCGCCTGACCGTGGTGATGATCACCCACGACCTGGAACCGCTGCTGGCGCTGTCGACCAAGATCGCGGTGCTGGCAGACAAGCACGTAATCGCCTACGACACACCGGAGCGCGTGATGAAGGTGCGCCATCCGTTCATCGAATCATTTTTTCTTACTGCTAACCGTTATGAGCATGAAACTTGCGGATAA